The DNA segment GGGGGGGGGGGATGATTGTTTTTGTGTTAATATAAAGTTTATTATTCATTTGTGTATGTTTGTGTTGTGATATTACGAATGTAGGGGCGAAAGATTTTTCGCCCCTAAGCCAGTTTTACGGTCTTTTTAATATAAAAATTGCTCTTTACTATACAGGGTTATTTTAGGTATTCTCTGGGGGCTTTTCTAAGGTATCTTTCGGTAAATATATCGTCGGGTAGGTTAATATCATACTGGACATCGGAGTATTCTAATAAGGTTTCTCCACCAATATTGGTGTCGGTCATTTTTGATTTTATAACAGTGGGGTAGCCCTGAATTTCTTTTACTTCTAATGCTTCTGCAACTCGATAAACTTTACCGCCTTTTTCAAACTCTGCTTTTACAGGGATAAAAGTTCCTTTGTGGACATAAACTTTATAAGAATCGAATTCAACGCTTTTCGGGTCTTTGGGGGTATTTTTGATAACATAGAAGTTTTGTGTCGTTTCGATTAATTCGTGATTATCTTCATCAATACCTCTACCAGAGACATCTTCATAAAAGAAATGAGAGCCGACAAAACTGGTGCGTTCATCGGATGCGGCAATTCGTTTCACAACATCGAGAGCGGGAAGGTATAGCCAGCGGTCATCATCTTTACCGACATGTTTGTGAACCATAAAGACGGTATCTCGCACATCTGCGGGCTGGTGGAAATATACATAGAAGCGTTGTTCTTCATCTTTATCATCCATGTTTTTACGGAGGATAGTTAATTCCCTTGTGCGTTCACGGTTCTGAGCATCTTTGATTGTCATTTTGACGCGGGCTTTACCATCGTTCCCTTTATAGTATGCGGAATGGTTGGCTTTTTTAACAATTTCATTGACATCGGTCAAGTCCTGTGAAAATCCTTTTGGCATGAGCAGGAAAACGGCCACGATTGCTGTTAATAGAATGGATACATGTTTCATGGTAAAACTCCTTATCTTTACGGTTATTTGTTTTGATTTTCTATGGGTATTTCAACGCAAGGTTTGCATTGATTTCTACGAGAACTAATGAAGCAAATTATAGAAAGGATGATAATGGCTATTAACGAAACCCAACTGATAGTAGTCCAGCCAATATTTAGAAACTGATAGATATTAATAGCAACAGCACCTACAATTGTAATCCCTGTAACGATGCAGGTGTTGCACATGCAGGTAATACTGCAAAACCGTGTTTTAGGAAAGAGTAACGGTTCGAAAAGTCGAGTTAATGCAGGTAGAATAATTAATGTTCCTACGCCGGAGAAAAGCATAATAGAAGCCATAAAAGTTCCCACCGTAATATGGGGAGCAAGTGGTGCAAACAATAATGGAGTAAAGCCCAAGGCGATAACGATGATATTCCGATACAATGCCCGTGCCGTTTCTCCGAATAAAATCATGTGGGCTTTTTCCCACGAGCCCGTTTCATTATAGGCAACTCTGCCCCGTGCGAGGAAGTGAATGGCATAATCAACTGCAAGACCGAGAGTTAATGATGATAACACAGCAACAGGCATGTCGTAATATTTTCCAACTAACCCTAAGGCTCCATAGATAGCACCGATAGTAATTGTCAGAGGTATCATACTGAGTAAGCCCCATAAGCCCGAGTGGAATAAGATTATCATCATCGCTAAAACGACAAGGAACGACCCTAAAAAGGCCTCTAACATTCCTATGACCATTTTTTTCTGCCAGACGACATTGATATAAGTCAGACCATACCAGTCGTGCTTCATAGGGAAGGGGGGAGGATTATCTTTAATGAATGTATCTATGGTTTCAACTACTTTGTTCATATCTTTGTTGTCACCACTTTTTAATTGAACCCAGATACTGGCAGATTTGTAGTCAGGTGTAACGAAGTGATAAATATCTTGAGGACGATGGCTACCTTCATAGGTCATGATACATTGAGCCACAGCCCGGGAACTTTCCGGTATTCGATATTCCTTCTCATCACCTCCCATAAGTTCACGATGAACGGTTTTTATAAGGGTAGGTAAAGAATTTGTTTTCCCGACAATTCCTGTTTTCATCATGGTGTCATTTAATTGGTCTATATAATGAAGGATTTCAGGTTGTTTGAATATCTCACTCCTCTGGAGTTCAAGGCCGACAAACCTTTCTGCAAGGTCCCATGCATCCTGAGTTTCACTATTTGCATTGTTGAGTTGTTCACCACACCAATTCTGGAGCGATTCAAGTATAGATTTTAATTCCTTATTATCTGCCTGTTTATGTAAATTGATGAATTCAGAATAAACCTTTTCAGTAATTTCATTAGTATTTGCGTCATCTGCTCCGTTTTCTTTGAACCATTTAGTGAGTCTTTCCTTAAAACCTTTTTGATAATTATCAAATGAAAATTGACTTTCATCCGATTTTAAAGCCAGATATGCCATATATGTTCCGCCAAAATGTTTATTCAAAACTGTATCCGCTACTCTAATTTTATGGGTAGATTTGAACCATCGGGTAGGATTGTCATTAACTTCTATTTGCGTTATTCCATATATAGCAATGACTATCATTATAGCCGTGCCTAAAAGAATAAGTTTATATTGATTATAAGTGAATTTGCCGAGAGCATATAAAATCTTTGCAAGCAATGTATGTTCCTCTGCTTCATGAGAAGTTTTATTCACAGAGGCACCGAAGTTTTTGAGTTTCTTTTCGGATAGAAGCATGGCATATGCAGGGATAAAGGTTACGGTTAAAATCCATGCGATAGCAACGCCAACTGCAATGAATATACCAAAGGTCTGCACGGGTGGATTAGGTGTTAAAGCAAGCGAAGCAAATCCAGCAAGTGTTGTCAATGAGGTATATAACATGGGCATAAAAAGGGTATCCATTACGGATAATAAAATCTCTTTTCTCGGTTTTTGGGGAGTGTATCGTTCAAAAAATTCGGAAAGGATATGTATGGAATCCAATACCGCTATGGGCATAATAAACACAGGTATCATAGAACTCATAATGTGAACGGTATTACCGGAAATTACTAAAAGCCCCATAGTCCAGATGGTAGTAACAATCGCAACAATAAGAGGGGAGAGGATTAAAATTAATTGACGGAAAAAGAATAACATCAGTAAGAAAATAACCAACATAGCAAGAGGAGAAGAAATCGCCATTTGTTTGAACATCTCTACCCCAAAGGTATCGTTGGCAACAGGTAATCCCGTGATATAGTATTTTTCATCCCCCTTAAAGGTGGCTATTTTACCCTCTAATGCTTTACTAACCCGATAACTTTGATTCTTTGCTGTGATAGGAATATATAAGGCTATTGCTTTCCCATCTTCAGAAATAAGCGTATCCTTTAAGAACGGAAGTCGCTCCGTTTTCTTCTTTATTTCTAATGCTTCTTCATCCGTTGCAGGAGGGGAACTCATAAGCCATTCAAAGCGAACTTCTCCAATACCTCCTTGTTCGACATTATCCACAGTGGACGGAGCAATAAGTTCACTGGCTATAACACCATCATATTTTTCAGGCTCATTTGGATTTTGCCATTGAAGCGTTTTTGCAAATTCCGTTAACTCGTATATTTTTTTCAGTGTATCCGCATTAAATACTCCCTGCGGATGTTTTTCATTTACAATACCCAGAACTACAATTTCATAAATGGTAAATTGCTTTTTCATCTCATTATGAAATATACGCACTGCCTCTTTGTGGCTAAGCATATTTTCGGGGTCTGTATCAATACTGATTTTGTTTAGCATGGGAAATGATTGAGGAAATAAATTAGGAAGAGCCACAAGGGCAATGATTACGAAAGTAACTATTGCCATTACACCAACTACAGTTTTAGGATGATCAACAGAAAACTTTACCATTTTCAGTCCTGGGTTCATAAATATCTCCTTTTGTCGTGAGTTTATCTATAATAATATCAAATAAATACTTTTTTATTAACTTATTTTTGATGAGGAACACCTAATTTCTCTAATATCCACACCATTGGACACCAGTTGGTAATGCCCGATTGAAAAAGGTTTAGCCCTACAAAAGCGGTGAATAATAGCCAGTAGGGACTGTGTAAATAGGCAAGAGCCACACTTAGTAGCACAAAACTCCCTGCGATAAGTCTTAAATATCTTTCAATTGTCATGTCTAAACTCCTTTTATTTCTGTTTTTTTATTATAAAGCAAAGCCTGTGCCAAAAAGTAAAACTTTTGTAATTGCCTATTTAATAATAGTTTATATATGGGAAAGTTTGGATGTTTGATTTTGAAACATGATAAATAAATTAACATCGTTTAATTTTGAATATAGTTAAAGTAGTTCAGGTATTCTGCCTTACGATGAACTCGTAGGCAAGATATATGGGGCTACTTAAATTTATGATTAAAAACATATCATTTTTGAATTAATCCTTTAATTTATAGTATAAAAGAAGGGTTGAATGTACTCGGAGAGATGGCCGAGTGGTTGAAGGCGGCGGCCTCGAAAGCCGTTGTGCCGGTTTACCCGGCACCGTGGGTTCGAATCCCACTCTCTCCGCCAGTAAAAAAAGTATTAAAGTAATAGCTTCGTAGATGAATAAGAGGGTTATATAAAAGTGGGGAGGAATCCAGGTTTTAAACTTTGGGAATATTGAATTGATTTTGTTGGTAAAAGTAAAGAACTGGAGATATTCATCTCGAAATGTCTAAAGGGGAAGAGGGGTCAAATAATAATGAATTGAATTATGCATGCTATTTATTCAACATTGTATTTTATTGATGTACCTGGTTAAAATGTTGGAGGATAAATATAATTTTTTTGACCTGTTTATTTATTTGCATTTTGATTTCAGTTACTATTATAATAGGAACTGATATTAAAAACAGTTACTATTATAATAGGGACTGAAAAATATGGATAAAAACAAGATAGAACAGTTTTATATGAAATGGCAGTTAACTCTTCCGAAAAGAATTGAAGGGTATATTTATAATGAAAATAAGCAACTTCTGCCAATTCGATATATTTTCCCCAGATTTATAAATTTAATTGAGCGATTCTTAAAAAATGAGATTTCAGAAATAGAAAAGATTATTTTGATGCCAGGTATCAGAGGCATAGGGAAAAGCACCCTTTTATCTCAAATATATACTTTAGAGAAATTTTTATTACCTGATAATAAAAGTATCCTAAAGAATCTCGGAAAATTGGATGAAAGATTATATCTTGATGTAAGTCAGTTGCATGCAGAACAGATTTCGTTACATGACTTTTTCCAATTTTATGAGGAAATGAAAGATATTCATTTTGAAAAGC comes from the Candidatus Hydrogenedens sp. genome and includes:
- a CDS encoding outer membrane lipoprotein-sorting protein: MKHVSILLTAIVAVFLLMPKGFSQDLTDVNEIVKKANHSAYYKGNDGKARVKMTIKDAQNRERTRELTILRKNMDDKDEEQRFYVYFHQPADVRDTVFMVHKHVGKDDDRWLYLPALDVVKRIAASDERTSFVGSHFFYEDVSGRGIDEDNHELIETTQNFYVIKNTPKDPKSVEFDSYKVYVHKGTFIPVKAEFEKGGKVYRVAEALEVKEIQGYPTVIKSKMTDTNIGGETLLEYSDVQYDINLPDDIFTERYLRKAPREYLK
- a CDS encoding MMPL family transporter → MNPGLKMVKFSVDHPKTVVGVMAIVTFVIIALVALPNLFPQSFPMLNKISIDTDPENMLSHKEAVRIFHNEMKKQFTIYEIVVLGIVNEKHPQGVFNADTLKKIYELTEFAKTLQWQNPNEPEKYDGVIASELIAPSTVDNVEQGGIGEVRFEWLMSSPPATDEEALEIKKKTERLPFLKDTLISEDGKAIALYIPITAKNQSYRVSKALEGKIATFKGDEKYYITGLPVANDTFGVEMFKQMAISSPLAMLVIFLLMLFFFRQLILILSPLIVAIVTTIWTMGLLVISGNTVHIMSSMIPVFIMPIAVLDSIHILSEFFERYTPQKPRKEILLSVMDTLFMPMLYTSLTTLAGFASLALTPNPPVQTFGIFIAVGVAIAWILTVTFIPAYAMLLSEKKLKNFGASVNKTSHEAEEHTLLAKILYALGKFTYNQYKLILLGTAIMIVIAIYGITQIEVNDNPTRWFKSTHKIRVADTVLNKHFGGTYMAYLALKSDESQFSFDNYQKGFKERLTKWFKENGADDANTNEITEKVYSEFINLHKQADNKELKSILESLQNWCGEQLNNANSETQDAWDLAERFVGLELQRSEIFKQPEILHYIDQLNDTMMKTGIVGKTNSLPTLIKTVHRELMGGDEKEYRIPESSRAVAQCIMTYEGSHRPQDIYHFVTPDYKSASIWVQLKSGDNKDMNKVVETIDTFIKDNPPPFPMKHDWYGLTYINVVWQKKMVIGMLEAFLGSFLVVLAMMIILFHSGLWGLLSMIPLTITIGAIYGALGLVGKYYDMPVAVLSSLTLGLAVDYAIHFLARGRVAYNETGSWEKAHMILFGETARALYRNIIVIALGFTPLLFAPLAPHITVGTFMASIMLFSGVGTLIILPALTRLFEPLLFPKTRFCSITCMCNTCIVTGITIVGAVAINIYQFLNIGWTTISWVSLIAIIILSIICFISSRRNQCKPCVEIPIENQNK
- a CDS encoding DUF2892 domain-containing protein; amino-acid sequence: MTIERYLRLIAGSFVLLSVALAYLHSPYWLLFTAFVGLNLFQSGITNWCPMVWILEKLGVPHQK